One Caldalkalibacillus thermarum DNA window includes the following coding sequences:
- a CDS encoding alanine:cation symporter family protein, translating to MGAFETFFDTIVICSILFGEKGVKISRWVYVIPIIFAVGPELNVVWTLGSIALAVMAIPNLLALFMLRKEFFRLVKEFFDPKNQ from the coding sequence GTGGGCGCATTTGAAACATTCTTTGATACCATTGTGATTTGTTCCATTTTGTTTGGCGAAAAGGGGGTTAAGATCTCCCGCTGGGTATATGTGATTCCCATTATCTTTGCCGTTGGGCCGGAGCTGAACGTGGTTTGGACTTTAGGCTCAATTGCCTTGGCCGTCATGGCGATCCCTAACCTGCTGGCCTTATTCATGCTAAGAAAAGAGTTTTTCCGGCTAGTGAAAGAGTTCTTTGATCCAAAGAATCAGTGA
- a CDS encoding PrkA family serine protein kinase, whose protein sequence is MDILKRIAAQKEKEEKLRWEGTFAEYLKIVKQQPHVACTAHARVYNMIKHAGLEEKEDGTKEYLFFSRELYGLDKAIQRLVEEYFHSAAKRLDVRKRILLLMGPVSGGKSTIVTLLKKGLEQFSRTDEGALYGIKGCPMHEEPLHLIPHELRPEFEQDYGVKIEGELCPVCQLRLEEEYNGRVEDVIVERVFLSESKRVGIGTFSPSDPKSQDIADLTGSIDFSTITEFGSESDPRAYRFDGELNKANRGLMEFQEMLKCDEKFLWNLLSLTQEGNFKAGRFALISADELIVAHTNEAEYRSFISNKKNEALQSRMIVIPIPYNLSVTQEERIYEKLIKESDVADKHIAPHTLRAAAIFSILTRLKESKKSGVDLLKKLKLYDGKEVDGFKETDLEELRNEHPDEGMSGIDPRYVINRISSALISTDKDYINALDVLRSLKEGLDTHPSITKEQRERFLNFISVARKEYDELAKKEVQKAFVYSYEESAKTLLENYLDNVEAYCNWQKIRDPITGEELDPDEKLMRSIEEQIGISENAKKAFREEILIRISAYARKGKKFDYNSHERLREAIQKKLFADLKDVVKITTSSKTPDENQLKKINEVINRLVEEHGYTPASANDLLRYVGSLLNR, encoded by the coding sequence ATGGATATTTTAAAACGTATTGCAGCTCAGAAAGAGAAAGAGGAAAAGCTGCGTTGGGAAGGGACATTTGCCGAGTATTTGAAGATTGTCAAGCAGCAGCCCCATGTGGCCTGTACTGCTCATGCGAGAGTATATAACATGATCAAACATGCTGGGCTGGAAGAGAAAGAAGATGGGACCAAGGAGTATTTGTTCTTCAGCCGTGAATTATATGGGCTAGACAAAGCGATCCAACGTCTGGTGGAAGAGTATTTCCACTCAGCAGCCAAACGTTTGGATGTCAGAAAACGTATTTTGCTCTTGATGGGACCGGTCAGCGGGGGAAAATCGACCATTGTCACCCTGTTGAAAAAAGGATTGGAACAGTTTTCACGCACTGATGAAGGCGCCCTATACGGCATCAAGGGCTGCCCTATGCATGAAGAACCCTTGCACCTGATTCCCCATGAGCTAAGGCCTGAATTTGAACAGGATTATGGGGTCAAAATCGAGGGGGAGTTGTGTCCCGTTTGTCAGCTGAGACTGGAAGAAGAGTATAACGGCCGGGTGGAAGATGTCATTGTAGAGCGGGTTTTTCTGTCCGAATCCAAACGGGTGGGAATAGGGACATTCAGCCCATCCGACCCCAAATCCCAAGATATTGCCGATCTGACGGGGAGCATCGATTTCTCCACCATCACTGAATTTGGTTCAGAATCCGATCCCAGAGCCTACCGTTTTGATGGAGAGTTGAATAAGGCCAACCGGGGACTGATGGAGTTTCAGGAGATGTTGAAGTGTGATGAGAAATTTTTGTGGAATCTGCTCTCCTTAACCCAGGAAGGTAACTTCAAGGCGGGCCGCTTTGCCCTGATCAGTGCTGATGAACTGATTGTGGCCCATACCAACGAAGCAGAGTACCGATCCTTTATCAGCAACAAGAAAAACGAAGCGTTACAATCCCGCATGATTGTGATACCCATTCCCTATAACCTGTCAGTTACCCAAGAAGAGCGAATTTACGAAAAATTGATCAAAGAGAGCGATGTCGCCGATAAACATATTGCCCCTCACACCTTACGTGCAGCTGCCATTTTCTCTATTTTGACCCGCCTTAAAGAATCGAAAAAGAGCGGTGTGGATTTGTTGAAAAAATTGAAGCTGTATGACGGAAAAGAGGTTGACGGATTTAAAGAGACAGATTTGGAAGAATTGCGCAATGAGCACCCGGATGAAGGTATGAGCGGCATTGACCCCCGTTATGTGATTAACCGTATCTCCAGCGCCTTGATCAGCACTGACAAAGATTATATCAACGCCCTGGATGTGTTACGCTCCTTAAAAGAAGGATTAGATACCCACCCGTCGATCACGAAGGAACAGCGGGAAAGATTTCTGAACTTCATCTCTGTGGCCCGCAAGGAGTATGATGAACTGGCCAAAAAAGAGGTGCAAAAAGCGTTTGTTTACTCCTATGAAGAATCAGCCAAAACCTTGCTGGAGAATTACCTGGATAATGTAGAGGCTTACTGCAACTGGCAAAAAATCCGCGATCCCATTACCGGCGAAGAACTGGATCCCGATGAAAAGCTGATGCGCTCCATTGAAGAGCAAATCGGCATCTCTGAAAATGCCAAGAAAGCGTTCCGTGAAGAGATTTTGATCCGCATTTCCGCTTATGCCCGAAAAGGGAAAAAATTTGATTACAATTCCCACGAACGCCTACGCGAGGCCATTCAGAAAAAGTTGTTTGCCGATTTGAAGGATGTTGTTAAAATTACCACCTCATCCAAAACCCCCGATGAAAATCAGTTGAAAAAGATCAATGAAGTCATCAATCGCTTGGTGGAAGAACACGGTTATACCCCTGCTTCAGCCAACGATTTGTTGCGCTATGTGGGCAGCTTGCTCAACCGTTAA
- the yhbH gene encoding sporulation protein YhbH: MSRSRQFIVSQDDWSLHRKGYEDQHRHQEKVKEAIKKNLADLITEESIIMSNGREVVKIPIRSLDEYRFRYNHHKQKHVGQGDGKSKVGDVIAKDGTSDQAGQGQGGGAGDQPGVDYYEAEVDVDQLEQILFEEMELPHLKPKDPDQITVEDIRFNDIRKKGLMGNIDKKRTILAAIRRNALAGEKNLYKISVDDLRFKTWEEIIQPHSNAVIIAMMDTSGSMGLFEKFCARSFFFWMVRFLRSKYEKVEMVYIAHHTEAKEVTEEEFFTKGESGGTICSSAYSKALDVIDKRFDPQRFNIYPIHFSDGDNLTSDNERCLKLMHELMERSNMFGYGEVNQYQRRSTLMSVYQHIRDPRFRYCLIRDKSDVYGALKTMFAKSEEEVV, encoded by the coding sequence ATGAGCCGCTCCCGTCAGTTTATCGTTTCGCAGGATGACTGGTCGTTGCACCGCAAGGGGTATGAAGACCAGCATCGTCACCAGGAGAAAGTGAAGGAAGCGATTAAAAAAAATTTGGCCGATTTGATTACCGAAGAGAGTATCATTATGTCCAACGGCCGGGAAGTGGTCAAAATCCCGATCCGTTCACTGGATGAGTACCGGTTTCGGTATAACCACCATAAGCAAAAACATGTGGGCCAGGGGGATGGGAAAAGCAAGGTTGGCGATGTGATTGCCAAGGACGGAACCTCGGATCAGGCAGGGCAGGGGCAGGGCGGCGGAGCTGGTGATCAGCCCGGTGTTGATTATTATGAAGCTGAAGTTGATGTGGATCAATTGGAGCAAATTCTTTTTGAAGAGATGGAACTTCCTCATCTGAAGCCGAAAGATCCGGATCAAATTACCGTCGAAGATATCCGTTTCAATGATATTCGCAAAAAAGGCCTGATGGGCAACATCGACAAAAAGCGCACCATCTTGGCCGCTATCCGGCGCAACGCTTTGGCAGGAGAGAAAAACCTTTATAAAATTTCTGTTGATGATTTGCGTTTCAAAACATGGGAAGAGATCATCCAACCGCATTCCAATGCGGTGATCATTGCCATGATGGATACGAGCGGATCGATGGGCCTGTTTGAAAAGTTTTGTGCACGCAGCTTCTTTTTCTGGATGGTTCGTTTCTTGCGTTCCAAATATGAAAAAGTGGAGATGGTCTATATCGCCCACCATACCGAGGCCAAAGAGGTGACGGAAGAAGAGTTTTTCACCAAAGGAGAAAGCGGTGGAACCATCTGTTCCTCCGCTTACAGTAAAGCCCTGGACGTGATCGACAAACGCTTTGATCCCCAAAGGTTTAATATTTATCCGATTCACTTTTCAGATGGGGATAATTTAACCTCAGATAATGAGCGCTGCCTGAAACTGATGCACGAACTCATGGAGCGTTCCAATATGTTCGGCTATGGAGAGGTTAACCAGTACCAGAGACGCTCCACACTCATGTCGGTTTATCAGCATATCCGCGATCCGCGCTTTCGCTATTGTTTAATTCGGGATAAAAGCGATGTGTACGGTGCCCTGAAAACCATGTTTGCCAAAAGTGAAGAAGAGGTGGTCTGA
- a CDS encoding SpoVR family protein, with translation MTPEEKKELERAIAEITEIAEGFGLDFYPMRYEICPADIIYTFGAYGMPTRYSHWSFGKSFHKMKLQYDLGLSKIYELVINSNPCYAFLLEGNSLIQNKLIVAHVLAHCDFFKNNIRFSNTSRDMVESMAASAERIRAYEIEYGKYEVEKFLDAVLAIQEHIDPSLLRPRLTLDQHKKGKEKQQQSKPKKKGIYDDLWALEELNKKPESKPRFSSRKRFPEQPEKDLMLFLEEHSPELEDWQRDIMTMLREEMLYFWPQLETKIMNEGWASYWHVRILRELDLSEEEAIEFAKLNAAVLSPSRTSINPYYLGYKMFEDIEKRWDNPAKEEQERYGRKPGQGRNKIFEVREMDSDISFLRNYLTKELVEELDLYVFQKKGNEYTITDKDWEQVRDQLVSMRVNGGFPYIMVEDADYGRKGELMLKHYYEGIELDLKYLEKTLPYVYQLWGRPVHLQTVIDNKHALFSYDGERTHRRFL, from the coding sequence ATGACCCCGGAAGAAAAGAAAGAGCTGGAAAGAGCCATAGCAGAGATTACCGAGATTGCTGAAGGGTTTGGCTTGGACTTTTACCCTATGCGCTATGAAATCTGTCCTGCTGATATTATCTATACCTTTGGTGCTTATGGCATGCCCACCCGCTACTCTCATTGGAGTTTTGGAAAATCCTTCCATAAAATGAAATTGCAATATGATCTGGGTTTGAGCAAAATTTATGAACTGGTCATCAACTCTAATCCCTGCTACGCCTTTTTGCTAGAAGGCAACAGTCTGATCCAAAATAAATTAATTGTGGCCCATGTGCTGGCGCACTGCGACTTTTTTAAAAACAATATCCGCTTCTCCAATACGTCCCGGGATATGGTGGAAAGCATGGCGGCCAGTGCGGAACGGATCAGAGCCTATGAGATTGAGTATGGCAAATATGAAGTGGAAAAATTTTTGGATGCCGTACTGGCCATTCAGGAGCATATTGACCCGTCGCTTTTGCGTCCGCGTCTGACTTTGGACCAGCACAAGAAAGGAAAGGAAAAACAGCAGCAGTCAAAACCAAAAAAGAAAGGGATTTATGATGATTTGTGGGCGTTGGAAGAACTGAACAAGAAACCGGAATCTAAACCCCGTTTTTCCAGCCGCAAACGCTTTCCGGAGCAACCTGAAAAAGATTTGATGTTATTTCTGGAGGAACACAGCCCTGAGCTGGAGGACTGGCAGCGCGACATCATGACCATGCTCAGGGAGGAAATGCTCTATTTTTGGCCCCAGCTGGAAACCAAAATCATGAACGAAGGCTGGGCTTCCTACTGGCATGTGCGCATCTTGCGGGAACTTGATTTGTCCGAAGAAGAAGCGATCGAATTCGCAAAACTGAATGCAGCCGTGCTGTCCCCTTCCCGCACGAGCATCAATCCCTATTACCTGGGGTATAAAATGTTTGAAGATATTGAAAAACGCTGGGACAATCCGGCCAAGGAAGAGCAGGAGCGTTACGGACGGAAACCGGGACAAGGACGCAACAAAATATTTGAAGTGCGGGAGATGGACTCGGATATCTCCTTTTTGCGCAACTATTTGACCAAAGAACTGGTGGAAGAACTGGACCTGTATGTGTTTCAGAAGAAGGGGAATGAGTACACCATCACAGATAAAGATTGGGAACAGGTGCGGGACCAGCTGGTGAGCATGCGGGTCAACGGGGGCTTTCCCTATATTATGGTGGAAGATGCCGATTACGGACGCAAAGGGGAGTTGATGCTCAAACATTATTATGAAGGCATCGAGCTGGATCTGAAGTATCTGGAAAAAACATTGCCATATGTGTATCAACTGTGGGGCAGGCCGGTCCATTTACAAACCGTGATCGACAACAAACATGCTTTGTTCAGTTATGACGGCGAGCGAACACACCGGCGTTTTCTCTAA
- a CDS encoding PhzF family phenazine biosynthesis protein, with product MKEICLVKVFHNESIPGNLTGVVNCDLPPNPRDCQSIASRLGLPDTCFVWKGFSGNLLHRTFSPYEELTFCTQTLLASAAALEVTNDSDVFRFETAVGSVTVLRDGKYYWVKSVVEKVRPLEDLSVLPLLGLDEQMLNGELGITGVGRQRLYIPLRSQEVLYSITLSSGTIMHVCQMYGLHGICFFTVVDSGHVALRVFTTSLKGGEDAATGGAAIGLIGYNRFQHLGLAEVVRVDQGHIESEKRGCMFIRHDSSTNQVLLGSFVDVLLRGNLVGTERGVGYGS from the coding sequence GTGAAGGAAATTTGTTTGGTCAAGGTATTTCACAATGAATCCATCCCTGGAAATCTAACGGGGGTGGTGAATTGTGACTTGCCTCCCAATCCCCGGGATTGTCAGTCAATCGCCAGCCGGTTGGGATTGCCCGACACGTGTTTTGTTTGGAAAGGGTTTTCGGGAAATTTACTACACCGAACATTTTCACCCTATGAGGAGCTCACTTTCTGCACCCAGACACTTCTGGCCAGTGCTGCGGCACTGGAGGTAACAAATGATTCGGATGTTTTTCGTTTTGAGACGGCAGTTGGTTCCGTGACGGTGCTCCGGGATGGAAAATATTACTGGGTCAAATCTGTTGTGGAAAAGGTCCGTCCGTTGGAGGATCTTTCTGTGCTTCCCCTGTTGGGACTGGATGAACAAATGTTGAATGGGGAACTGGGTATCACCGGTGTCGGTAGACAAAGACTTTATATTCCTCTTCGTTCCCAGGAAGTCTTGTACAGTATTACTCTTTCTTCAGGAACAATCATGCATGTGTGCCAAATGTACGGATTGCATGGTATTTGTTTTTTCACCGTGGTTGATTCTGGGCATGTGGCTCTCCGCGTCTTCACTACTTCGTTAAAAGGGGGCGAAGATGCCGCAACTGGAGGAGCAGCCATCGGATTGATCGGTTATAATCGGTTTCAGCATCTTGGCTTGGCGGAAGTGGTTCGAGTGGATCAAGGACATATTGAATCGGAAAAGAGAGGCTGTATGTTTATAAGGCATGATTCCTCAACAAATCAAGTATTGTTGGGTAGTTTCGTCGACGTTTTGTTGCGAGGAAACCTTGTCGGAACGGAGAGGGGGGTGGGTTATGGAAGTTAA
- the asnB gene encoding asparagine synthase (glutamine-hydrolyzing), producing MCGFVGLMRNQHGADSSEADLRSMVDVIRHRGPDDEGYYSDETVMLGFRRLSIIDVEQGHQPLSDADGWYWIVFNGEIYNYIELRERLQARGHHFQTSSDTEVILALFKEKKEKAVHDLRGMFAFVIYDRQTQTLFGARDPFGIKPFYYLETGEFFYVASDAKSLLASVQEAALNQEALQDYLTYQYVPEPMSMVSNIRKLQPGHFFWKKTGQPLVVHEYWKPIFSPVKKSQDQLAHDIRKVLQDSVAVHMRSDVPVGAFLSGGIDSTCIAALAKEINPHLKTFTVGFDQPGFSEVDVAAQTAEALEIEHHTYVISPEEVVQELPRIIWHMDDPVADPAAIPLYFVAREASKQVKVVLSGEGADELFGGYGIYREPLSLRYISTLPAAIRRILKHIALSLPDQIKGKNYILRGCTPLEERYIGNAKLFEEAEKRELLKRYRPEYAYSRLTNPLYQQVAGYDPVTQMQYIDLHTWLRGDILAKADRMSMAHSLELRVPFLDKRVFEVAAKLHTELKVTRQTTKHLLREAMKGIVPEHILHRPKLGFPVPLRHWLKEELFEWAWSLILTFATW from the coding sequence ATGTGTGGATTTGTAGGACTGATGCGCAATCAGCATGGGGCAGATAGCAGTGAGGCGGATTTGCGCAGCATGGTGGATGTGATCAGGCACCGCGGGCCCGATGATGAAGGGTATTATAGCGATGAGACCGTCATGCTGGGTTTCAGACGGCTCAGCATTATCGATGTTGAACAGGGACACCAGCCCTTGAGCGATGCCGACGGGTGGTATTGGATTGTGTTTAACGGAGAAATTTACAACTATATTGAATTGAGGGAGCGTTTACAGGCCAGGGGCCACCACTTTCAGACCTCATCCGATACAGAAGTGATTCTGGCTTTGTTTAAGGAAAAGAAAGAGAAGGCGGTTCATGACCTGAGGGGCATGTTTGCCTTTGTCATCTATGACAGACAGACTCAAACCCTGTTTGGAGCCAGAGACCCCTTTGGCATCAAACCGTTTTATTACTTGGAAACCGGGGAGTTCTTTTATGTTGCTTCGGATGCGAAAAGCTTGTTGGCATCCGTACAAGAAGCGGCATTAAATCAAGAGGCCTTGCAAGACTATCTGACCTATCAGTATGTGCCGGAACCGATGAGCATGGTATCCAATATAAGGAAGTTACAGCCAGGGCACTTCTTTTGGAAAAAAACAGGGCAGCCGCTTGTTGTTCATGAATACTGGAAGCCGATTTTTTCTCCTGTTAAAAAATCTCAAGATCAGCTGGCCCATGATATAAGAAAGGTGTTGCAGGACTCTGTCGCGGTGCATATGCGCAGTGATGTGCCGGTTGGCGCCTTTTTATCCGGGGGTATTGATTCAACCTGTATTGCCGCTTTGGCCAAGGAGATTAATCCCCACTTAAAAACCTTTACCGTCGGCTTTGACCAGCCTGGATTCAGTGAAGTGGATGTTGCCGCCCAAACGGCAGAAGCATTGGAGATTGAACATCACACTTATGTGATCAGCCCGGAGGAAGTTGTGCAGGAATTGCCCAGGATTATCTGGCACATGGATGATCCTGTTGCTGACCCGGCTGCCATTCCCCTTTATTTTGTTGCCCGGGAAGCCAGCAAACAGGTTAAAGTGGTTTTGTCCGGGGAGGGGGCTGATGAACTGTTCGGGGGTTATGGGATCTACCGTGAACCTCTCTCCTTAAGGTATATATCCACTCTCCCGGCTGCTATAAGGCGGATCCTTAAACACATTGCTTTGTCCTTGCCTGATCAAATCAAAGGAAAAAATTATATTCTCAGAGGCTGTACACCCCTGGAAGAGCGTTATATCGGCAATGCCAAACTTTTTGAGGAAGCGGAAAAAAGGGAGTTGCTGAAACGTTACCGTCCAGAGTATGCATATTCCCGCTTGACCAACCCCCTGTATCAGCAGGTCGCTGGTTACGATCCTGTGACTCAAATGCAGTATATTGATTTACACACCTGGTTAAGGGGGGACATTCTGGCCAAGGCGGACAGGATGTCCATGGCCCATTCCTTAGAATTAAGGGTTCCCTTTTTAGACAAGCGGGTGTTTGAGGTTGCTGCCAAGTTGCACACTGAGTTGAAAGTGACCAGACAAACGACAAAACATCTGCTGCGGGAAGCGATGAAGGGGATTGTACCTGAGCATATTTTGCACCGTCCCAAATTGGGCTTTCCGGTTCCTCTTAGACACTGGCTTAAGGAAGAGTTGTTTGAATGGGCATGGTCGCTTATCCTAACATTCGCCACTTGGTAG
- a CDS encoding TraR/DksA C4-type zinc finger protein has product MLTEEQKRELHAALMTRYRELEDQLAHNDHFGQERALVKDSVGELSNYDNHPGDLGTEEYERAKDIALNEHAEQELSDVKRALAAFAEGTYGICEICGEEIPFERLQAVPTTTRCRNHAADRFVSRKRPAEEDILEPPFGRFEYDDQDVVVFDAEDAWQSAAAHGSSDTPSDFYDPAKEYEEMFAEADERVGAVEDVEEFLITDMEGNYIGVNEEHEVYETYLDEHGVTSVVEDSGLIDVVNEDEPEQDQDPDYRRKKS; this is encoded by the coding sequence ATGTTAACCGAAGAGCAGAAACGCGAACTGCATGCCGCCTTAATGACCCGATACCGGGAGCTTGAGGACCAGCTGGCTCACAATGATCATTTTGGTCAGGAACGGGCATTAGTCAAAGACTCTGTGGGAGAGCTCTCCAATTATGACAATCATCCCGGTGATCTGGGTACTGAAGAATATGAGCGGGCTAAAGATATAGCTTTAAATGAACATGCAGAGCAGGAGTTATCTGATGTCAAACGGGCCTTGGCAGCATTTGCTGAAGGCACTTATGGCATTTGTGAAATATGTGGAGAGGAGATTCCCTTTGAACGCTTACAAGCCGTGCCAACCACCACCCGGTGCCGGAACCATGCAGCGGATCGTTTCGTCTCCAGAAAACGGCCGGCTGAGGAAGATATTTTAGAACCGCCGTTTGGCCGTTTTGAATATGATGACCAGGATGTGGTCGTTTTCGATGCGGAGGATGCCTGGCAAAGCGCAGCGGCCCATGGATCATCTGATACTCCCTCGGACTTTTATGATCCAGCCAAAGAGTATGAAGAGATGTTTGCTGAAGCTGATGAACGGGTAGGTGCCGTAGAGGATGTGGAGGAGTTTCTGATAACCGACATGGAAGGAAACTATATTGGCGTTAACGAGGAACATGAGGTGTATGAAACATACCTGGATGAACACGGCGTTACCTCTGTAGTAGAAGATAGTGGTCTTATTGATGTAGTGAATGAGGATGAGCCGGAACAGGATCAGGATCCAGATTATCGACGGAAAAAAAGCTGA
- a CDS encoding dipeptidase, which yields MNKQLKKVLQGKRDQHLEELKAFLRIPSISALSEHKQDVQQAAEWLAQALKQAGLENVQVLPTQGHPVVYADWLHAEGKPTVLIYGHYDVQPVDPLDLWETPPFEPDIRDNKIYARGASDDKGQVFMHIKAVETLLHTEGRLPVNIKFCLEGEEEIGSPNLDVFVAEHQDLLAADVLVVSDTPMLERGKPTVCYGLRGLCGLQIDVRGPKGDLHSGLFGGGVQNPIHALVSILDSMRNAQGQITVQGFYDKVRPLTEEEKEAYRALQFDEEQVRKELDVPQLFGEAGYSFLERTWARPTLEINGIYGGFQGEGIKTVLPSEAHAKITCRLVPDQDPDEIARLIQQHIERHTPPGVTVTTQLFDKGKPFLTPFDHPAIQAAGRALEQAYGVSPAFTRMGGSIPIVETFHSLLNLPAVLMGFGLPNENFHAPNEHFHLENFDQGLVALCYYLFELEKALDQQ from the coding sequence GTGAACAAGCAACTGAAAAAGGTCTTGCAAGGCAAAAGGGACCAGCATTTGGAAGAATTGAAAGCCTTTTTACGGATTCCCAGTATCAGCGCTTTGTCCGAACATAAACAAGACGTGCAGCAAGCAGCTGAATGGCTGGCTCAAGCCTTGAAACAAGCAGGTTTGGAAAATGTACAAGTGCTGCCCACACAGGGCCATCCCGTAGTTTACGCCGACTGGCTCCACGCCGAAGGGAAACCAACAGTCTTGATCTATGGCCATTATGATGTGCAGCCGGTTGATCCTCTTGATTTATGGGAGACACCTCCCTTTGAACCGGACATCAGAGATAACAAAATTTATGCCCGCGGGGCCAGCGATGACAAAGGGCAAGTTTTCATGCATATTAAAGCGGTAGAGACGCTTTTACATACCGAGGGCCGCTTGCCGGTTAATATTAAGTTTTGTCTGGAAGGTGAAGAGGAGATCGGCAGTCCCAACCTGGATGTCTTTGTGGCTGAACATCAGGATCTGCTGGCAGCCGACGTGCTGGTCGTCTCCGATACGCCCATGCTGGAGAGGGGAAAACCCACCGTTTGCTATGGCTTGAGGGGGTTGTGTGGCCTGCAGATTGATGTGCGGGGTCCCAAAGGGGATTTGCATTCGGGACTGTTTGGCGGCGGGGTGCAAAACCCGATTCATGCCCTGGTTTCCATTTTGGATTCCATGCGCAATGCACAAGGGCAAATTACCGTGCAAGGTTTTTACGACAAGGTGCGTCCCTTGACAGAAGAGGAAAAAGAAGCCTACCGCGCCTTACAGTTTGACGAAGAACAAGTGCGCAAAGAGCTGGATGTTCCCCAGTTGTTTGGTGAAGCAGGATACTCATTCCTGGAGCGAACCTGGGCCAGGCCCACGTTAGAAATAAACGGCATTTACGGAGGGTTTCAAGGAGAGGGCATCAAAACGGTGCTGCCCAGCGAGGCCCACGCCAAGATCACCTGCCGTTTGGTCCCTGACCAGGACCCCGATGAGATTGCCCGTTTGATTCAGCAACACATTGAACGCCATACCCCGCCAGGTGTTACGGTGACAACTCAACTGTTCGACAAAGGAAAGCCCTTTTTGACTCCCTTTGACCATCCCGCCATTCAAGCAGCCGGCCGGGCATTGGAACAAGCCTATGGTGTGTCCCCTGCCTTTACCCGGATGGGCGGGTCGATCCCGATTGTAGAAACTTTTCACAGTTTGTTAAACTTACCTGCTGTGTTAATGGGCTTTGGCCTGCCTAACGAGAACTTCCATGCGCCTAACGAACACTTCCATCTGGAAAATTTTGATCAAGGGTTGGTTGCTTTATGCTACTATTTGTTTGAACTGGAGAAAGCGCTTGACCAACAATAG
- a CDS encoding C40 family peptidase — protein MINVRRPTFFWSFVVLLAVSLIVNVPTGEAQSVGDAMAREAKTLIGTPYQFGGTNPSQGFDASGLIYYLHQQQGITIPRTVRDQARGGQTISVSNLQPGDVLIFKDSRGNPSISALYMGNRQAIASLPSTNGVRLHSVNTNWAREHFLVAKRYINNPAVQDQSPSREVPAAHDKASNLADNIIRTAEKYLGTPYRYGAKPGSGYFDCSLFTQTVFAENGIQLPRSSRQQSQVGTYVRWGEWEKGDLLFFWTRSTGEGNVGHVAIYAGDGKIIHTWGSPGVTYDRITDRTWRETYMGAKRVIR, from the coding sequence ATGATCAACGTCAGGAGACCAACATTCTTCTGGAGTTTTGTTGTATTGCTGGCAGTCTCCCTTATTGTTAATGTACCAACAGGTGAGGCACAGTCTGTCGGTGATGCGATGGCCCGCGAGGCCAAAACATTAATAGGAACACCCTATCAGTTTGGGGGGACAAATCCCAGTCAAGGGTTTGATGCTTCAGGCTTGATTTATTACCTGCACCAGCAGCAAGGGATAACCATCCCCCGCACCGTTAGGGATCAGGCTCGTGGCGGCCAGACCATTAGTGTCTCCAACTTGCAGCCCGGGGATGTGCTTATATTCAAAGATTCCCGCGGCAATCCTTCAATCAGTGCGCTATACATGGGAAATAGGCAAGCCATCGCCTCTCTGCCTTCAACAAATGGCGTACGTCTCCATTCTGTTAATACCAACTGGGCCCGGGAGCATTTCCTGGTTGCTAAACGCTATATCAACAATCCGGCTGTTCAAGACCAATCCCCATCCAGGGAAGTGCCTGCTGCACACGATAAAGCGTCCAATCTAGCCGATAACATCATTAGAACCGCCGAAAAATATTTGGGAACGCCCTATCGGTATGGGGCCAAACCAGGATCAGGCTACTTTGACTGCTCCCTGTTTACTCAAACCGTTTTTGCTGAAAACGGTATCCAACTTCCCCGTTCTTCACGACAACAGTCCCAGGTAGGCACTTATGTACGCTGGGGAGAATGGGAGAAAGGGGACCTGTTATTCTTCTGGACCCGGTCAACTGGTGAAGGGAATGTTGGCCATGTGGCCATTTATGCCGGTGATGGCAAGATCATTCATACCTGGGGCAGTCCTGGTGTCACTTATGACCGCATTACAGACCGCACCTGGCGGGAAACCTATATGGGTGCCAAGCGTGTCATTCGTTAA